One window of Thermococcus celericrescens genomic DNA carries:
- a CDS encoding amidohydrolase, translated as MKAVKANLLYDGLGNVQRDVYVVFDRNIVDVTKDKPKEAEVIAGGVVTPAFIDGHSHIGMDRYGEPYQEGEANEQMDAVLPLVDALYSIYMDDKAFKHSIEFGVLYSSVLPGSGNIIGGKAVFIRNYGRDIEDAFIQYAGVKAAFGYNPRSTKEWKGTRPSTRMGAIGILLNWLIKTQKTIALIEKGKKEPEEVEPTVEALIPVLKGEIPLRVHVHKEDDIAALLMIKRKFGLKITIEHAGDVHSRETFEKIKAEGVPVIYGPFDSLPYKVELKHEDWKNARYLLEVKPLFGLMSDHPVTLQANLYLQLRHFIRLGMSKAEAIKVITHNNAKILGVDDRLGSIEKGKWASLVVWNGDPFCVENYPTHVFAEGELIHEADW; from the coding sequence GTGAAAGCCGTCAAGGCTAATCTTCTCTACGATGGTCTGGGCAACGTCCAGAGGGACGTCTACGTCGTTTTTGATAGAAACATCGTTGATGTGACGAAGGATAAGCCAAAGGAAGCTGAGGTAATAGCCGGGGGCGTTGTAACGCCGGCCTTCATAGACGGCCACAGCCACATAGGAATGGACCGCTACGGTGAACCCTACCAGGAGGGCGAAGCCAACGAGCAGATGGATGCTGTTCTTCCACTCGTCGATGCCCTCTACTCAATTTACATGGACGACAAGGCCTTCAAGCACTCCATCGAGTTCGGTGTGCTGTACTCCTCTGTCCTGCCGGGAAGCGGAAACATCATAGGAGGAAAGGCGGTCTTCATAAGGAACTACGGCAGGGACATAGAGGATGCCTTCATCCAGTATGCGGGCGTTAAAGCGGCGTTCGGCTACAACCCGCGCTCGACGAAGGAGTGGAAGGGAACCAGACCGAGCACGAGGATGGGTGCGATAGGTATTCTCCTCAACTGGCTGATAAAGACGCAGAAGACGATAGCCCTCATCGAGAAGGGCAAGAAGGAGCCGGAGGAAGTTGAGCCTACGGTTGAGGCACTAATTCCTGTCCTCAAGGGCGAGATCCCGCTCCGCGTCCACGTCCACAAGGAGGACGACATCGCGGCGCTCCTCATGATAAAGAGGAAGTTTGGGCTCAAGATAACCATCGAGCACGCCGGCGACGTCCACAGCAGGGAGACCTTCGAGAAGATTAAGGCCGAAGGCGTTCCGGTAATCTACGGTCCCTTCGACTCGCTTCCCTACAAGGTCGAGCTGAAGCACGAGGACTGGAAGAACGCCCGCTACCTGCTCGAGGTCAAACCGCTCTTCGGCCTCATGAGCGACCACCCGGTCACGCTCCAGGCGAACCTCTACCTGCAGCTCAGGCACTTCATAAGGCTCGGCATGAGCAAGGCGGAAGCGATAAAGGTCATCACCCACAACAACGCGAAGATACTCGGCGTTGACGACAGGCTCGGAAGCATCGAGAAGGGCAAGTGGGCTTCGCTCGTC
- a CDS encoding M48 family metalloprotease, with protein RSREFLADEGGAKISGKPWALASALMKIERAVSYRPMRDGNPATAHMFIVNPFKGTSLASLFSTHPPTEARIERLRKISEEMGYAPTF; from the coding sequence AGGTCGAGGGAATTCCTGGCCGATGAAGGCGGGGCGAAGATAAGCGGCAAGCCCTGGGCGCTCGCGAGCGCGCTGATGAAGATAGAACGCGCCGTCAGCTACCGGCCGATGAGGGATGGGAACCCTGCAACGGCTCACATGTTCATAGTGAACCCGTTCAAGGGAACCAGCCTGGCGAGTCTGTTCTCGACTCACCCGCCTACCGAGGCGAGGATCGAGAGGCTCAGGAAGATTTCGGAAGAGATGGGCTACGCCCCCACCTTCTGA